GGTATTGGGTTTGGTTTTGGCAACTAAGTTTAAAACATTTTTACGCCATCCGGTATCTAAACCTAATGAAATAACGCGATTTAAACCGTCGTAGTTTTCAGAAATGTTATTAAACATTTGAGCAACTTGTTCTTTTTTACCTAAATCAGAATCTTTATATGGGTTGATGTTATTTTTCATGCTTGTAATTTTCAGCAAAGATATAAGTTACGTATCATTTTTGGTACGAAAGCACTTAATTTTTCCGTACAATTTGTTAAGCTACTTTCTTACTAAGGTTATAAATTCGTAATCAAAGGCGTGTTTGCTGTCTTTTTCATGTTTTTCGTGAGCAATGGTTTGCCATTGGTCGTAATTTATTTCTGGAAAAAACGTATCTGCATCCTCAAACGAATAATCTACCTTTGTAAGTTCTATTTTATGAGCAAACGGTAAAGCTTGCTTGTATATTTCGCCTCCGCCAATTACATAAATTGTTTCGTTCGGATAACTTTTTAAAACGGTTTCTAAATCGGATGCAATCCAACAACTTTCGGGAGCTTGGTATGCGTTGTCACGCGTAACAATAATATGTTGTCTGTTCGGTAGTACGCCGGGTAAACTTTCAAACGTTTTGCGGCCCATAACAATTTTATGATTGTATGTTTTATTTTTAAAATGTTTAAAATCATTAGGTAAATGCCACATCATGCTGTTGTTTTTGCCCAAAGCTAAGTTGTTGGCAACCGCTGCAATTAAAATTATCATGGTTGGTTTTGTTCGTCTAACATTTGTTTTTCAACTTGCTTTTCTAAAACAGCCATTTTTTCTTGTTGTTTTTTTACAAGTTTTTCTATTTGTGCTTGTTCCCATTTTTTACCCATAAATCGGTTGGTAATAAATACCTGAATTACGTGCAAAATAAAAATGAAAAGCCATGCAAAAGATGCCCAAATGTACCATTTGTATTCTGGAAAAACACCTAACCAATTGTTAGCAATGTACATAAAGGCACAACCTATTAGTAAGGTTATGAAATGGTAGTACACATTTTTTTTGGCTTGTGTACGTTTTCTGGCATATTCATATTGCTGAAATTCTTCGCTGTTTGGTTTCATACTTTTTTAAATAAAAATACAAAAAAAAGAGCTTATTTATAAGCTCTTTTTAATATTTATACTGAAACAGATCCTTTAATATGTGGATGCGTTTCGTAATTTTCTAAGGTGAAATCATCAAAAGTAAAATCGAAAATATTTTTGATGTTTGGGTTTAAAATCATTTTTGGTAATGGTTTCGGTTCTCGGCTAACTTGTAACTGCAGTTGTTCGATATGGTTGTTGTAAATATGTGCATCACCAAAGGTATGAATAAATTCACCCGGTTGTAAATTACAAACTTGTGCAATCATTAAAGTTAATAACGCATATGATGCAATATTAAATGGCACACCTAAAAAAATATCGGCGCTGCGTTGGTACAATTGGCATGATAACTTACCGTTTGCAACGTAAAACTGAAAAAACGCATGGCAAGGCGGTAAAGCTGCTTTGTTGTTAGCCACATTTTCGGCAAACGAAACTTTATCGTTTGGTAAAGATGACGGATTCCAGGCAGAAACTAACATGCGTCTAGAATTCGGATTGGTTTTTAAAATTTCAATTACTTCGGCAATCTGATCAATTTCTTCCGAGTTCCAATTGCGCCATTGATGCCCGTAAATTGGCCCTAAATTTCCGTTTTCATCCGCCCAAGCATCCCATATTTTAACGTCGTGTTGTTTTAAATACTCAATGTTTGTTTTTCCTTTTAAAAACCACAGTAATTCATGAATAATAGATTTTAGATGAAGCTTTTTTGTAGTTACCATCGGGAAACCTTCTGCCAAATCAAATCGCATTTGGTAGCCAAAAACGCTTAATGTTCCGGTTCCGGTACGATCACCTTTTTGGGTTCCATGTTCTAAAACATGATTCACTAAATCTAAATATTGTTTCATAATTATGCTTCTCGGTTGTTAATTTCGTCTCTAATATACGCCGCTTTTTCGTAATCTTCGTTTTGAATTGATGTATCTAATAAAACATAAAGCTGTTCTAACGTTTGATTTTTAAATTCATTTTTAAAATGATCAGCTTCTTTATTATCATCTAAAATATCATCTAAAAGCGAAATGTCGTCTAAATCTAAATCGTCATCATCTTGATATTCTTCATCAGCATCTTCTTTTTCGGTAATTTCATTTTTAGGTTTAAAAATAATTCCGGCTTTATCTAAAATGCCTTTGTAGGTAAAAATCGGTGCATCAAAACGTAAAGCTAACGCAATAGCATCTGATGTTCTAGCATCAATAATTTCTTCTATACCGTCGCGTTCACAAATTATGCTTGAATAAAAAACACCATCTACTAATTTATGAATAATAATTTGTTTGATTTTGATGTCGAAGCGATCGGCAAAGTTTTTAAAAAGATCGTGGGTTAATGGGCGTGGTGGTGTAATATCTTTTTCTAAAGTAATTGCTATTGATTGTGCCTCAAAAGCACCAATAACAATGGGTAATTTACGGTCACCGTCTGCTTCGTTTAAAATTAAAGCATAGGCGCCGTTTTGGGTTTGGCTGTAAGAAATACCTTCTATTATTAATTTAACTAAACTCATTATTCAATATTTTGATGGTCGGGTTTGTATTTCTCTAAAAAAAAAGAGAGTTCCTTGCAAATATAAAAATTTAAACAAGTAACTCTCTTAAATGATTTTTAAAATATTATCAAACTAATTTAAACTGATTAATGATTTGCAGCTTTAAATTCTTTTAATTTTTTAATTAATTCTGGTACAACCTGAAATGCATCACCAACCACACCGTAATCTGAAACTTTAAAGAAAGGAGCTTCTGGATCGTTATTGATTACAACTTTAACTTTTGATGCATTGATTCCGGCAATATGCTGAATAGCTCCCGAAATACCGATTGCAATATATAAGTTTGCTGCTACCGGTTTACCCGTTTGCCCAACGTGCTCAGAATGTGGTCTCCAATCTAGGTCAGATACTGGTTTAGAACATGCTGTTGCAGCGCCTAAAACTTCGGCTAATTCTTCAACCATGCCCCAGTTTTCAGGTCCTTTTAAACCACGTCCTGCCGAAACAACAATTTCTGCATCAGCAATGGTAACTTTACCTGAAACTTTTTCTACGTTTTCAACTTTTATTTGATCTAATGTTACGGTTGGATTAAAATCCTCTGCAGTTGCAGTGCCGTTTGCTTCGATCAATCCAAAAGAATTTTTACCTAAAGCAATAACTTTTACATCACTTTCTAAAGCTGTAAAAACAAAACCTTTGTTAGAAAATGCTGTGCGTTTTACAATAAATGGCGCAGTAGATTCTGGTAAAGCTACAACGTTAGATGCGAAGCTTGCATCTAAATCCATAGCTGCTAATGGTGCTAAATATTTAGCATCGGTTGTAGATGATAAAACAACTAATTTTGCTCCTTCTTTTTGAGCTGCTTGTTTTATTACATCAGCATATGCTTTTGCGTTAAAAGTTTTTAAATCAGCTTGATTAACTTTTAAAACCTTATCAACGCCGTATTTTGCTAAAACGCTTACATCGTCTGCATTAATAGTTAATGCGGTAACGGTTGTGCCTTGTTGTTCTGCAACTTTTTTAGCGTAAGAAGCCAATTCAAAAGCTACTTTTTTTATTTTTCCTTCTGCAGATTCTGCATATATTAAGATTGACATATGTACTTGTTTTTAAGTTTGTGAAAATAGAGATTAAATTACTTTAGCTTCGTTATGTAATAAGCTGATTAGTTCGTCTAAATTATCAGCGCTAACCATTTTACATGCCGATTTAGGAGCTGGTTTTTCGAACTTAACTGTTTTTGTTTTTGCATCTACAGCTACAGGTTCTTTTACAGCTAAAGCTTTAGTACGCGCTTGCATAATTCCACGCATGTTTGGTATGCGTAAATCCTTTTCTTCTACAATTCCTTTTTGTGCACCTAAAACAACAGGTAAGCTTACGCTTAAAGTTTCTTTACCACCGTCTATTTCACGTACAACTTTTGCTGTGTTTGCCTCAACTTCAATACCAATACAAGCATTTACAAAGTTAAAGCCTAACATAGCTGCTAACATGCCCGGAACCATTCCACCGTTATAATCTAAAGATTCTTTCCCTGCAATTACTACGTCGTAACCACCTTCTTTTACAACTTCAGCTAATTGCTTTGCAACGAAAAAGCCATCAGAAGGAGTAGCATTAACGCGAATAGCTTCATCAGCACCAATAGCCAATGCTTTACGTATAGTTGCTTCACTTTCTGGTCCGCCAACATGCACTACATGCACGGTAGCACCTTGCTTTTCTTTAAACCAAATTGCGGGTTAAACCAAATTCGTCATTCGGATTCATAACAAATTGAACGCCGTTTGCGTCAAATTCTGTATCTCCATTCGTGAAGTTAATTTTTGAAGTAGTATCAGGTACATTACTGATGCAAACCAATATTTTCATATTTTAAATTTGTTTATTAGTTATTATTTGTTTTTACTAAGATATAAAAAAAAAATAACGAATTACTATGCATGCATATAAAATTTGATTTTTCTAAATTTTTCACTATTTATCTGTTTTTATTGTATTTAATAGATGTTTTGTACAGTGTAAGTTAAATAAAGTTTAGTTTTTTTGTAAAAATGATAATGTATGTACGTGGTTTTACATATTATTTAATATATAGTAGTAAACTTTACCGTTTTTTAAACATATAAATTTGTTATTTTTGTTAAGTCAAATTTTTGAATAAACAAACATTTATGAGAACGATTCAATTTAGAGAAGCTATATGCGAAGCGATGAGCGAAGAAATGCGTCGCGACGACAAAGTATATTCAATGGGTGAGGAAGTAGCTGAATATAACGGTGCTTACAAAGCTTCAAAAGGAATGCTGGATGAATTTGGACCAAAACGTGTAATTGATACTCCAATTGCTGAGTTAGGATTTGCTGGTATTGCTGTAGGTTCAACCATGAATGGTTTACGACCAATTGTTGAATTTATGACTTTCAACTTCTCGTTAGTAGGAATTGATCAAATTATAAACAACGCTGCTAAAATGCGTCAAATGTCAGGCGGACAATTTACTATGCCAATTGTTTTTAGAGGACCATCAGGATCTGCAGGACAATTAGCAGCAACGCACTCTCAATCTTTTGAAAGCTGGTTCGCTAACACACCAGGTTTAAAAGTTGTAATTCCATCAAACCCATATGATGCAAAAGGATTATTAAAATCAGCAATCCGTGATAACGACCCAGTTATCTTTATGGAATCAGAGCAAATGTACGGGGATAAAGGTGAAGTGCCAGAAGGTGAATATTTAATTCCACTTGGTGTTGCAGATATCAAACGTGAAGGTAAAGATGTTACTATTGTATCTTTCGGTAAAATTATTAAAGAAGCATATAAAGCTGCAGATGAATTATCTAAAGAAGGAATTTCTTGTGAAATTATCGACTTACGTACCATCCGTCCAATGGATCAAGAAGCTATTTTAAACTCGGTTAAAAAAACTAATCGTTTAGTTATTTTAGAAGAAGCTTGGCCATTTGCATCTGTGTCGTCAGAAATTACTTATTTAGTGCAAGAAAAAGCATTTGACTTTTTAGATGCACCAATTCAACGTATTACAACGGCTGACACACCAGCACCATTTTCACCAGAATTGTTGAAAGAATGGTTGCCAAATGCAGATGATGTGATTAAAGCTGTTAAAAAAGTGATGTACAAATAATTATTTCAATCGAAATATTAAATATCTTTGAACTTCGTTAGTATAAATACTAGCGAAGTTTTTTTTATGAAGTATTTTTTTAGTTTTTTTTTCTTAGTTCAATCTATTTGTCTTTTAGCACAAACAAAAGTTGGTGGTTATGTTTATGATGAAGATGGTATTGAGGTGCCTTATGCCAGCGTTTACTTTAAAAATTCTACCGTAGGTGTTGTGGCAGATGACAATGGTAAGTTTTATTTAGAATCTCCAGATAATTACAGCACATTAGTAATTTCGTTTATTGGTTATAAAACGCTAGAATTGCCTTTAAAACCAGGTAGTAATCTTAACTTAAAGGTTGAACTTGTTGCTGATAACTTTTTAGATGAGGTTAAGGTTTACGTAGGAAAAACATCTAAAAAAGACAATCCTGCTTTAGATATTTTACGCAAAATTTGGGAACGCCGTAAAAAGAACGGATTGTACATGTACGACCAATACCAATACGATAAATACGAAAAAATTGAATTCGATTTAAATACCATTGATAGCGCTTTTATGCAAAAAAAACTATTTAAAGGTATGGAATTCGTTTTTGATCGTATGGATACGTCCAGCGTTACAGGTAAAACTTTTTTACCTATTTTTTTAAACGAATCGCTAAGTGAAGTTTACGGAGATAATCTGTTAAATAAGAAAAAAGAAATTATTCGTGCCAACAAAAACTCCGGCTTGGGCGAAGGCGATATGGTAAACGGATTTTTAAAAGATTTGTATGCCGATTACGATATTTACAAAAACTACCTAAAATTTTTTGACAAAGATTTTATTTCTCCATTATCACGCACCGGTATTAACGTGTACAACTACGTGTTAGCAGATACTGCTTTTATAGATAACAAATGGTGTTATAACATTGTTTTTTACCCGCCGTAAAGGTGAATTAACTTTTAAAGGTGATTTTTGGGTAAATGATACCACATTTGCTATTAAAAAAATTAATCTTCAGGCATCTAAATCAGCCAATATTAACTGGGTAAAAGATATTTACATTGAGCAAGAATTTGATGTTATAAGCGATTCAGTTTTTTTACTTAAAAAAGATTACATGATGACCGATTTTTCTTTTTCTAAAAAAGAAGAATCAAAAGGATTGTATGGGAAACGCTCAACCTTATATAAAAACTACGTTTTTGATAAGAAAAAAGAACCTAACTTTTATAAGTACGAAGTAAGCGAAACCGATATGGCCGTTTACAACCGTACAGATGAATTTTGGGAAGCCAATCGTTTTGAAAAACTAAACAAAAACGAAACCGATATTTATACCTTGCTTGATACGTTAGCTACGGTACCTAAGTTCCGAATGTACATGGATGTGGCAACGGTATTAGCCAGCGGTTATTACGAAATTCCAAAATATAAGTTTGATTTCGGACCAATATTCTCAACCATTGGTTACAATGAAATTGAAGGATTGCGTTTGCGTGCTGGTGGTCGTACCTATTTTGGTCCTAATGATAAATGGCGTTTGCAAGGATATATGGCTTATGGATTTAAAGATGATAAGGTAAAATATGGCGTTTCGGGTAAAGTTTTATTAGAACCTAAAAACCGTGTAATTGTGCACCTTGGTAACCGACGTGATGTTGAGCAAATGGGAGCAAGTTTAACAGCAACGCAAGATGTTTTAGGCCGTAGTTTAGCATCTTCAACCTTATTTTCATCTGGAGTAAACCACAACCTTACCGATATAAATTTAACCACCGCTGGTATCGAAGCAGAATTGGTTAAAAACTTAACGTTTAAACTCAATCTATCGTACCGCACTCAAAAAGCTGCCGATCCTAATTTGTTTAGTTTAGCTTATTATGATGAAAACGGAGCAATTAAAAATTCGGTTAAAGAATACGAAACCCAATATGTAATAGATTATACGCCAGGCCGCCGTATGGTAAATCATGGCGTAGAACGTATTGAGGTTGATTCTAATTATCCGCGCGTTTTAGTAAGTTTAACGCAAGGGTTAAAGGGGGTTTTTGATTCTGATTTTAATTACGATAAATTGCAGTTTTACTACCGTCAACCTATTTTAATTGGCGGATTTGGCCGATTTACTTCTACCATAGAAGCAGGTAAATTTTTTGGTACCGTTCCTTTAGCGCTTATTGGAGTAATTCCGGGTAACCAATCGTGGTTTGCTATGGAAAATACATTTCAGAACATGAATTACTACGAATTTGTGGCCGATGAATATGTTTCTGCGCATTTAGAACATAATTTTGGCGGACGTTTATTTTCACGTATTCCGTGGGTTCGTGATTTAAATTTACGAGAAATTATTAGTGTGCGTGGGGTTTATGGTGATGTAAGTGATAAAAACAGAGCCATTAACGCATCTGGATTGGTTTACCAATCACCAACCGATGTTTATTGGGAATACGGTGCTGCTATTGGTAATATTTTTAAATGTTTTAGATTAGATTTTTCTTGGCGTGGTTCGTATAATCATCTGCCAGATGTAAATAAATTTACAATTAAAGGATCTTTTGGATTTTACTTTTAAAGAATTTCATACCTTTGCAGTCGCTTAATTTGAATTATTAAATAAAAAAGTATAATGAGTGCAAGTGTAAAAACTTTCGATGCTTTCATCGAAATTCCAAGAGGAAGCAGAAATAAATACGAATACGATTTTGATAAAAAAAGAATTCGTTTTGACCGTATGTTATATTCTGCTATGTTTTACCCAGCTGATTATGGTTTTATTCCTGAAACTTTAGCTTTAGACGGTGATCCGTTAGATGTTTTAGTTTTATTTACAGAGCCATCAACTCCTGGTTGTTTGGTAGAGGTAAAACCAATTGCTGTTTTTAAAATGGCTGACGATAAAGGTCCTGATGAGAAAATTATCTGTGTACCGGTTGCAGATCCAATTATGAATAAGTTAAACAACATTTCGGATATCAACGAACATTTAATTAAAGAGATTGAACATTTCTTTAAAGTTTACAAAGATTTAGAAAATAAATCGGTTGATGTTCAAGGTTGGGCGGATGTAGATGTTGCTTTAGAAATGATTGACGAATGTTCGGCTCGTTTCCAAGCGTTAACAAATGCAGAAAAAGCTAAATATTCTATCGAATTATAATAAAAAAGCTATCCATTTAGGATAGCTTTTTTATTTCTATTTGGTTTCAAATAAACCATTTAATTCAGCATCTACGCGTGTAATAATGCTTCCTAAATCTTCTGGATTATCTACAAAATCTAACGCATCAACATCAACTATTAAAAGTTTGCCTTTATCATAGCTGCTAATCCAATCTTCATACCTGTCGTTTAATTTACTTAAATAATCAATAGAAATTGAATTTTCGTAATCACGACCGCGTTTCTGAATGTTTTTTACCAAATTCGGGGTAGAACTGCGTAAGTAAATTAATAAATCTGGAGCAGAAACCAAACGTTGCATCAACTCAAACAAAGAAACGTAGTTTTTAAAATCACGTTCGCTCATTAATCCCATAGCGTGTAAATTGGGTGCAAATATTTTGGCATCTTCATAAATTGTTCGGTCCTGAATAATGTTTTTTCCGCTTTCTCTAATCTCAAGCACTTGTCTAAACCTGCTGTTTAAAAAATAAATTTGTAGGTTAAATGACCAACGATCCATGGCATGGTAAAAATCATCTAAATAAGGATTATCTACTACATCTTCAAAATGCGGTTCCCAATTAAAATGATGGGCTAAAGCTTGGGTTAAGGTTGTTTTTCCTGCGCCAATATTTCCTGCTACAGCTATGTGCATAGTTTTACTTTTACTAAAATTAAAAAAACAAAGTTACTTAAAACTTCTGGCTTTTTTGTGCTTGTAATTTTAAAATAAGTTTAGTAACAAAGATTAGGTAAATGTGCTTTTGTGTAAGTTTTATTGTACATCTAATAAAATGTATTATTTTGCGTTAACTTGTTAAAGCATGATTATGAAAGGATTACTAACCCGTTTTTTTTTATTTTTTATTAGTTTTTGTTGGGCGCAAAGTAATTATCCCGTTCCAAAAGCTGCTGCAGGGCAATTGTTTTACATTCAGCATAGCGCAAGCACAAATACCTACGTTTACGAAGTTCGGTTACGTGATGGAAAAATTGACGCGAATAATCCAATCGAAGTTTATCGTATTTTGTTTGAAGAACGTGGACAAAAAGCTAATTTAACTTTAACCCAACGTAAGCTGGCTTATGGTTATACGGCCCAAAAAATAACTGATAATAACTATAAGTTTAGCTTGGCAGCAGAAAAAAAACACTTTATGACTTTGGTTTATTTAAACGGAAAATATGTGGTTGAAACAACCGTAAATAATAAAAAAATTATTTTACATAAAATGTTTATCAAAATAAAAGATAATACAAATCCATTAAAGTTTGAAGTAGATTATATTTTGTTTTACGGTAAAGATTTAAAAACAAATAAAGAACTTGTAGAAAAACTCATGATTACTAATTAATTAGATTGTTTTACAACAAATACAAGGTTCATAAACGAATTAAGACCAAAATCTAAACTTAAAACATCTAAATTTAAAATACCTTGTGGTGTAATGGTGTTAACTTTTATTGTTTTTATATCATAATGTATTATTACATAATCTAATTCTTCTCTTAAATATTCTTTTTTTACTCTTATTGTTTCTGGATTTGATGATATGAATTGAGGATTAGAACCTTTAATAAATTGTTTTTTATATACATCTTCGTATAAATCTATTTCTACTCCTTGTTTTTTCTCATCCAATTTTGTTACAAAATAGGATGCGTAAAAAAATAACTCTTCTTGTTTAATAAAGGTTTTCCATGCTTTTCCATTAAAATAATAATATCCAGGCGTAATAATTACTCGAGTACTTTTAGTTTGCGGTGCATCAATGGCATTTATATATATTAATGTTCCTTTATGATTTAAATTATATAAATTTTCTTTTTTATTAAGTTCACTTAATTTCAAAATTGGCGCAATTACTCCATCAGAAATGTCATTTAATTTTAGGCTATTTGTATGTAAACTTACCTTTGGATTCGGATTGTTAATTCCTACTTGGCTGTACGTTATAGATGTACATAGTGCTATTAAACTAATGATTATACGCATATTATTAACTTTTAAATTCACCTCTTATAAAAGGATTAACTTTAACTGAGCAAGAATTAATTATAAGTGTTTTGTCAAAACTGGTAAATACTGTATTATCTGCTTTGTAGGCATCCATTTTTATATTGTACATTCCTGGATTAGAATAGGTGTGTTTTTTAGAATGAATTCCTGGTGTTAATGGAACTAAATCTGTTTGCGTAATGCCATCGCCATAATCTACAGTAATTTTATCTACTTGTTCATAGCCTTCTCCATCAACAATGTAAAAATCTATTGGTATTTGTTTGTTAGCACATAAGCTGTTCGGGTCTTGATTAATTTCTACACCAGTTGTAAACCATGGTACAGCAAAATTAGGTAATCCATATCTTGTAGCTCCTGCTGTAGGCAGTTCATACAATCGCATATTTACTGGATCTTTTGGATTATCAATTACTAATACGGAGTTTTTCCACATGTTAGCAATGTACATTCTCCCATCCGGACTTGTTTGTAAAGCTCCGTAATATAAGTTTGGAGATGTTGTTATGACAGCAGCTGGAGTTGATATTACTTTTAGAGGGGCTACTTCTAATAATTCTTGTTCTGAATTTGTATTTAATAATTCTTCAAAATCATATACAATTAAATGACTTGTCCATTTTCCAAGCGGACCTGGTGGTGATAAAGTAATATATAAATATTTATTATCGTTAGTGAATTCAACACCATATCCGTTAGATGTTTCATCTATCTGAACGTTTCTTTTTATACGAACATTTGATATTGTACCCGTTTCGTTATCAAAATCTCCAATACATAAAAAAACTTCTCCGTTCGGGTTTGGAAAGTCACCGAAATTTATCCAGGCAAAATGTTTGGTATCGTTTGTAAATCTAATATATCCTCCTGGATTATTTGGAAAAGTTATTACGTCATCTAATTCAAAACTACTATGCACTGTGTTTTGAAATTCTGATGCATTGGTACTGTTAATAGCCCAAACTTCTAAAGCAGTTTTACCCGGGTAAGCTGCGCTTGTTCTACTTGGAGCAAGTACCCAAATATCTTTTCTGTTAGCGTGGCGACCTGCTGTAACAGTTTCGCCTAAAATTCCTTTAGCACCTGTAAAAGGTAAATGTCTTAGCGGAGTGGCAGTACTTGGATAATTAGGAATACCTCCTAATCCTCCATTCAAATTCATATCAATTATGGTATAGAATAAGCCTTGATAAACACCATTTCCAAATCCAGCGGAAATAGCAATGTATTTGTTTACTTCACCAGGATATAAAACAATACTACCTGATTGAGTTGAAGTTGAATTTCCTCCTAATCCGCCTGAAATTGCGTCATTGTTTTTGTTATATATATTTGCACCGTCAGAATATAAAAGCAAATTACCGTTTAAATCAGATATGGTAAATGTACCTTCAACTGTATTTAACATAGGGTTACTTAAACTTGTAGGTAAATCTGTTAAAATAGCATCTGGTGTGCCAAATAAGCCTTTGACTTTTATGTGTTGCTTTTCCTTCCAAGTCAAACCATTATATACACCAAAAATCCAATTGTAATTTTGTTTTTGTGCATTGCCAATTGTAAAAATAAATACGAAAATGCTTACGATTGTTTTTTTCATATTCTACTTATTTAATTACAAGTAAAATGTTGATAAAAGAACTAGTACTTGGGTTTGTGTTTAGTACATTGTAGTTTAAGACACCAGTTGCTGATATGCTATTAACCGTTATGATGTCAGGGTCATAGTAAGTAACAATGTAATCTAACTCATTAGCTTCATAAACAATAGGAAGCTGAGTTAAACTTTGATTACTACTTACAAAAGTTTGATTATTTGCTTTTGTATATTGTTTTAGATATACGTTGGTGTATAAATCAAAAGTTACGTTGTTTGCAATGTGTTCTACAGGTAAATTAAATGAAGGTAAATAAATACTTTCGTCATTTCCAGCAAGTATTTGCCAAAATTGTCCATCAAAATAATAATATCCAGTAGTGGAAATTTTTGAAGTTTTAGGAGTTGTGGATTCAGCCCCAATTTCACTTATATAGATTATTGCCCCAGCTTCAGTTGAATTATATAATGGATCTTTACTTATAATTTCGCTTCTGGTTAATGTAGGTAAAATTAATCCATCAGCTAAATTTAAGTTTGCTGGATCAGATTTTATATGTAACGTAGATTTTGGGGCAGTTGTATTTATACCAACTTGTCCATAACAGAAATTACAAGCTATTATGGGGACTAATAACATGATATTTTTCATAAACAATTTAATTATTTGTATATATAACGCATAAAGTCAATGAAATTGTTTTAAAATTAACGAATAATTGGATTTATTTTTGTTTGTTTATATTTTTTGTCGTTAGATTGTTTTTTTTTAATTACAAAAAAAACACC
This genomic window from Flavobacterium agricola contains:
- a CDS encoding NHL repeat-containing protein; the encoded protein is MKKTIVSIFVFIFTIGNAQKQNYNWIFGVYNGLTWKEKQHIKVKGLFGTPDAILTDLPTSLSNPMLNTVEGTFTISDLNGNLLLYSDGANIYNKNNDAISGGLGGNSTSTQSGSIVLYPGEVNKYIAISAGFGNGVYQGLFYTIIDMNLNGGLGGIPNYPSTATPLRHLPFTGAKGILGETVTAGRHANRKDIWVLAPSRTSAAYPGKTALEVWAINSTNASEFQNTVHSSFELDDVITFPNNPGGYIRFTNDTKHFAWINFGDFPNPNGEVFLCIGDFDNETGTISNVRIKRNVQIDETSNGYGVEFTNDNKYLYITLSPPGPLGKWTSHLIVYDFEELLNTNSEQELLEVAPLKVISTPAAVITTSPNLYYGALQTSPDGRMYIANMWKNSVLVIDNPKDPVNMRLYELPTAGATRYGLPNFAVPWFTTGVEINQDPNSLCANKQIPIDFYIVDGEGYEQVDKITVDYGDGITQTDLVPLTPGIHSKKHTYSNPGMYNIKMDAYKADNTVFTSFDKTLIINSCSVKVNPFIRGEFKS